A section of the Streptomyces sp. SCL15-4 genome encodes:
- a CDS encoding HNH endonuclease family protein, which translates to MPTFYARRRTSILAALTGLIASVALFNSPNASAALPTPVSGATARGYLSQLTVATENRTGYSRDLFPHWITVSGTCNTRETVLKRDGTNVVTDSSCASTSGSWYSPYDGATWTAASDLDIDHLVPLAEAWDSGASKWTTAQRQAFANDLTRPQLIAVTDNVNQAKGDQDPATWVPSRSAYVCTYVRAWVQVKYYYGLSVDSAEKSALTNQLASC; encoded by the coding sequence ATGCCCACGTTCTACGCGCGTCGACGGACGAGCATCCTCGCCGCGCTCACCGGCCTGATCGCCTCCGTCGCCCTGTTCAACTCGCCGAACGCCTCCGCCGCGCTGCCCACACCGGTCAGCGGCGCCACCGCGCGCGGCTACCTCTCCCAGCTCACCGTGGCCACGGAGAACCGCACCGGCTACAGCCGCGACCTGTTCCCGCACTGGATCACCGTCAGCGGCACCTGCAACACCCGCGAGACGGTCCTGAAGCGGGACGGTACGAACGTCGTCACCGACTCCTCCTGCGCCTCGACCAGCGGCAGCTGGTACTCGCCGTACGACGGCGCGACCTGGACCGCCGCCTCCGACCTCGACATCGACCACCTCGTCCCGCTGGCCGAGGCGTGGGACTCGGGCGCGAGCAAGTGGACCACCGCGCAGCGGCAGGCCTTCGCCAACGACCTGACCCGGCCGCAGCTGATCGCCGTGACCGACAACGTCAACCAGGCGAAGGGAGACCAGGACCCGGCCACCTGGGTGCCGTCGCGGTCGGCGTACGTGTGCACGTACGTGCGGGCGTGGGTGCAGGTGAAGTACTACTACGGCCTGTCGGTGGACTCGGCCGAGAAGAGCGCGCTCACGAACCAGCTGGCGAGCTGCTGA
- a CDS encoding TMEM165/GDT1 family protein has product MISITVTALVFGVVFLAELPDKTALAGLVLGTRYRASYVFAGVAAAFLLHVVLAVAAGSVLTLLPQQLVHALTGVLFLGGAAMLLLKKDEDEEEIKKPADQSFWKVAGTGFMLILVAEFGDLTQIMTANLAARYDDPISVGLGAVLGLWAVAGLGIVGGKALMKRVPLRLITQIAALVMLALGAWSLWEAVAG; this is encoded by the coding sequence TTGATCAGCATCACCGTGACGGCGCTCGTCTTCGGCGTCGTCTTCCTCGCCGAACTGCCGGACAAGACCGCGCTCGCCGGCCTCGTCCTCGGCACCCGTTACCGGGCGTCCTACGTCTTCGCGGGCGTCGCCGCGGCCTTCCTGCTGCACGTCGTGCTCGCCGTCGCGGCCGGCAGCGTGCTCACCCTGCTGCCGCAGCAGCTCGTGCACGCCCTCACCGGCGTCCTCTTCCTCGGCGGGGCCGCGATGCTCCTGCTGAAGAAGGACGAGGACGAGGAAGAGATCAAGAAGCCCGCCGACCAGTCCTTCTGGAAGGTCGCGGGCACCGGCTTCATGCTCATCCTGGTGGCCGAGTTCGGCGATCTCACCCAGATCATGACCGCCAATCTCGCCGCCCGCTACGACGACCCGATCTCCGTCGGCCTCGGTGCGGTGCTCGGCCTGTGGGCCGTCGCCGGACTGGGCATCGTCGGCGGAAAGGCGCTGATGAAGCGGGTGCCGCTGCGGCTGATCACGCAGATCGCGGCGCTGGTGATGCTGGCGCTCGGCGCCTGGAGCCTGTGGGAGGCAGTGGCCGGCTGA
- a CDS encoding HAD family hydrolase, producing the protein MPATATPTVLTCRALLLDMDGTLVNSDAVVERVWRRWAARHGLDGDEVMRVVHGRQGHASMALLLPGRPAEENFAENERMLAEETADMEGVVEVPGAGAFLASLAGLPHALVTSADLALATARMTAAGLEPPAVRITAESVGASKPDPEGFLKGAAELGIDPADCVVFEDSGAGIAAGRSAGMRVVGVGPRAVVHEPDVAVRDLTRVRVEAGADGTLRLLIG; encoded by the coding sequence ATGCCGGCCACCGCCACGCCCACCGTCCTCACCTGCCGTGCCCTCCTGCTCGACATGGACGGCACCCTCGTCAACTCGGACGCCGTGGTCGAGCGGGTCTGGCGGCGCTGGGCCGCGCGGCACGGGCTGGACGGCGACGAGGTGATGCGGGTCGTCCACGGCCGGCAGGGGCATGCGTCCATGGCCCTGCTGCTGCCCGGCCGGCCGGCGGAGGAGAACTTCGCGGAGAACGAGCGGATGCTCGCGGAGGAGACCGCCGACATGGAGGGCGTGGTCGAGGTCCCCGGCGCCGGCGCGTTCCTCGCGTCGCTGGCGGGGCTTCCGCACGCGCTGGTGACCTCCGCCGACCTCGCGCTCGCGACCGCGCGGATGACCGCGGCGGGACTGGAGCCGCCGGCGGTCCGGATCACCGCGGAGTCGGTCGGCGCCAGCAAGCCCGACCCCGAGGGTTTCCTGAAGGGCGCGGCCGAGCTGGGGATCGACCCGGCCGACTGCGTCGTGTTCGAGGACTCCGGTGCGGGGATCGCGGCGGGTCGCTCCGCGGGGATGCGGGTCGTGGGGGTCGGGCCGCGGGCGGTCGTCCACGAGCCGGACGTGGCGGTGCGGGACCTGACGCGGGTGCGGGTGGAGGCCGGGGCCGACGGCACGCTCCGGCTGCTGATCGGCTGA
- a CDS encoding peptidoglycan-binding domain-containing protein, with translation MTGERGTTCPECGTPRGPDNTPACDCTERAAEALRETRTAEAAAAEDFDPLRIRPYVTAAPATMSPPLLDTGVTGPPPPPAPALRPPAPEEYAADPRPRSRRTVLLAGTGVGVALLAATAFALVSYRTPAHDRAAREIRQSIPAGPTTPAASSRAPVPPAPPPAPLPSSPAPATPAPSPTRTSPAPTPTPSRTLSPTPSASASSTAPPTPAAAPVLRRGDTGPEVTELQQRLRRLNLYGDRIDGVYNRPLEDAVRNYQLARGIKDDPLGAYGPATRKSLEEETRES, from the coding sequence GTGACGGGAGAACGGGGCACCACGTGCCCGGAGTGCGGGACGCCGAGGGGGCCGGACAACACGCCGGCGTGCGACTGCACCGAGCGCGCGGCCGAGGCGCTGCGCGAGACGCGCACGGCGGAAGCGGCGGCGGCGGAGGACTTCGATCCGCTGCGGATACGCCCGTACGTCACGGCGGCACCGGCGACCATGTCCCCTCCGCTCCTGGACACCGGCGTGACCGGACCCCCGCCGCCACCGGCACCCGCCCTCCGGCCGCCCGCCCCGGAGGAGTACGCCGCCGACCCCCGGCCGCGCTCGCGCCGTACGGTGCTGCTGGCGGGCACGGGCGTCGGCGTGGCCCTGCTGGCGGCGACCGCCTTCGCCCTGGTCTCCTACCGGACCCCCGCCCACGACCGGGCGGCCCGGGAGATCAGGCAGAGCATCCCGGCCGGGCCGACGACGCCGGCCGCGTCGTCCAGGGCACCGGTGCCCCCGGCGCCCCCGCCCGCTCCCCTGCCGTCCTCGCCTGCCCCGGCCACCCCGGCCCCGTCACCGACCCGCACGTCCCCGGCCCCCACGCCGACCCCGTCCCGCACCCTCTCGCCCACCCCGTCCGCCTCCGCCTCGTCCACTGCGCCGCCCACACCGGCGGCGGCCCCGGTGCTGCGGCGCGGCGACACCGGCCCGGAGGTGACGGAACTCCAGCAGCGCCTGCGCCGGCTGAATCTCTACGGTGACCGGATCGACGGCGTCTACAACCGGCCCCTGGAGGACGCCGTGCGCAACTACCAACTGGCCCGTGGCATCAAGGACGACCCCTTGGGCGCCTACGGCCCGGCGACGCGGAAAAGCCTGGAGGAGGAGACGAGGGAATCCTGA
- a CDS encoding DHA2 family efflux MFS transporter permease subunit: MALDTHGTAEHTRGGEHVPGSVLVPIGALLLGLLLAALDQTIVATALPTIVSDLGGLEHLSWVVTAYLLASTAATPLWGKLGDQYGRKRLFQIAVVIFLIGSALCGTARDMPQLIAFRALQGLGGGGLMVLSMAIVGDLVSPRERGRYQGLFGAVFGATSVLGPLLGGLFTEHLGWRWVFYVNLPVGAVALAVIAVALRLPRHTAHHVVDYLGTFLIAAVATCLVLVASLGGTTWAWGSARIVGLAVLGVVLAAVFVAVERRAAEPVLPLKLFRVRTFTLASVISFVVGFAMFGAMTYLPTFLQVVHGVSPTLSGVHMLPMVFGLLLSSTVSGQIVSRTGRWKVFPVAGTAVTTLGLLLLARLDEHGGTAVTSTYFFVFGLGLGLVMQVLVLIVQNAVSYEDLGVATSGVTFFRSIGASFGVAVFGTLFAGRLGDKLTDALRGVRLPPGLGADALKSDPRGIAALPPAPRQAALHAYASAITDVFLYAAPVALLGFVLAWFLKEDRLRGSVTAPDVSETIPPNPVQRSSYDECCRALSVLGTREGRREVYRKITERAGYDLLPAAGWLLLRIRRYGSVEPGMLAEHSAVPLQAVMAAARQVEERRLAERRGLDLVLTDSGREVAERLAAAREESLAGLLGDWWRPGRSDDLSRLVHDLTGELCGAARERPHNGTTLAEVS; this comes from the coding sequence ATGGCCCTGGACACGCACGGCACGGCCGAGCACACCCGCGGCGGCGAGCACGTTCCGGGCAGCGTGCTGGTACCGATCGGCGCGCTGTTGCTCGGCCTGCTGCTGGCCGCTCTCGACCAGACCATCGTCGCGACCGCGCTGCCGACGATCGTGAGCGACCTCGGCGGCCTCGAGCACCTCTCCTGGGTCGTCACCGCCTATCTGCTGGCGTCCACCGCCGCGACGCCGCTGTGGGGCAAGCTCGGCGACCAGTACGGCCGCAAACGGCTGTTCCAGATCGCCGTCGTGATCTTCCTGATCGGTTCCGCGCTGTGCGGCACGGCCCGGGACATGCCGCAGCTCATCGCCTTCCGGGCGCTCCAGGGGCTCGGCGGCGGCGGACTGATGGTGCTGTCCATGGCGATCGTCGGCGACCTCGTGTCCCCGCGCGAACGCGGGCGCTACCAGGGCCTGTTCGGTGCCGTGTTCGGCGCCACCAGCGTGCTCGGGCCGCTGCTCGGCGGGCTGTTCACCGAGCATCTCGGCTGGCGCTGGGTGTTCTACGTCAACCTGCCCGTCGGCGCCGTCGCGCTCGCCGTGATCGCCGTGGCGCTGCGCCTCCCGCGGCACACCGCCCACCATGTCGTCGACTACCTCGGCACCTTCCTGATCGCCGCCGTAGCCACCTGCCTGGTGCTGGTCGCCTCGCTCGGCGGGACGACGTGGGCCTGGGGCTCGGCGCGGATCGTCGGGCTCGCCGTGCTCGGCGTCGTCCTCGCCGCGGTGTTCGTCGCCGTGGAGCGGCGGGCCGCCGAACCCGTGCTGCCGCTGAAGCTGTTCCGCGTGCGCACCTTCACCCTGGCGTCCGTGATCAGCTTCGTCGTCGGCTTCGCCATGTTCGGCGCGATGACCTATCTGCCGACGTTCCTCCAGGTCGTGCACGGCGTCTCCCCGACCCTGTCCGGCGTGCACATGCTGCCCATGGTCTTCGGCCTGCTGCTGTCGTCCACCGTGTCCGGGCAGATCGTCAGCCGCACCGGCCGCTGGAAGGTGTTCCCGGTCGCCGGCACCGCCGTCACCACGCTCGGTCTGCTGCTCCTGGCCCGGCTCGACGAGCACGGCGGGACCGCCGTGACGAGCACGTACTTCTTCGTCTTCGGCCTCGGCCTCGGCCTGGTCATGCAGGTGCTGGTCCTCATCGTGCAGAACGCCGTCTCCTACGAGGACCTCGGCGTCGCCACCTCCGGCGTCACCTTCTTCCGCTCCATCGGCGCCTCCTTCGGCGTGGCCGTCTTCGGCACGCTCTTCGCCGGCCGCCTCGGCGACAAGCTCACCGACGCCCTCCGTGGCGTACGGCTGCCGCCCGGCCTCGGCGCCGACGCGCTGAAGTCGGACCCGCGCGGCATCGCCGCGCTGCCGCCCGCGCCGCGCCAGGCCGCCCTGCACGCCTACGCGTCCGCCATCACCGACGTCTTCCTCTACGCCGCTCCCGTCGCCCTCCTCGGCTTCGTGCTGGCCTGGTTCCTCAAGGAGGACCGGCTGCGCGGCTCGGTCACCGCGCCGGACGTCTCCGAGACGATCCCACCGAACCCGGTCCAGCGCTCCTCCTACGACGAGTGCTGCCGGGCCCTGTCCGTGCTGGGCACCCGCGAGGGCCGCCGCGAGGTCTACCGGAAGATCACCGAACGGGCCGGGTACGACCTGCTGCCCGCCGCCGGCTGGCTGCTGCTGCGCATCCGCCGCTACGGCTCCGTGGAACCGGGGATGCTGGCCGAGCACAGCGCGGTCCCGCTCCAGGCGGTCATGGCCGCCGCCCGACAGGTGGAGGAGCGGCGGCTCGCCGAGCGCCGGGGACTGGACCTGGTGCTGACCGACTCCGGCCGCGAGGTGGCCGAACGGCTCGCCGCCGCCCGCGAGGAGTCGCTGGCCGGACTGCTCGGCGACTGGTGGCGGCCCGGCCGCTCCGACGACCTGTCCCGGCTGGTCCACGACCTCACCGGCGAACTGTGCGGCGCCGCACGCGAACGGCCGCACAACGGCACCACGCTGGCCGAGGTCAGCTGA
- a CDS encoding GNAT family N-acetyltransferase, with protein sequence MAAMTWTITAEPYDSPAAAALWRAYYTEVSDRWYLLHEGHRTDPEELEREIAARSGAELAPPTGCLLVGRYDGTPAGSAGVRLLEADTAELTRVFVRPQWRGRNGAALLVAAAELRARLLGARRIVLDTRGDLVEARALYARLGYTETTPHNTDPYAEHWFRKELGSDPASWPEPAAHLS encoded by the coding sequence ATGGCCGCCATGACGTGGACGATCACCGCCGAGCCGTACGACTCCCCGGCCGCCGCCGCACTCTGGCGGGCGTACTACACGGAGGTCAGCGACCGCTGGTATCTCCTGCACGAGGGGCACCGCACCGACCCCGAGGAACTGGAACGCGAGATCGCGGCCCGCAGCGGTGCCGAACTCGCGCCGCCGACCGGCTGCCTGCTCGTCGGGCGCTACGACGGCACGCCGGCCGGTTCGGCGGGCGTACGGCTGCTGGAGGCGGACACCGCCGAGCTGACCCGGGTGTTCGTGCGGCCGCAGTGGCGCGGCCGGAACGGGGCCGCGCTGCTCGTGGCCGCCGCCGAGCTGCGCGCCCGGCTGCTCGGCGCCCGGCGGATCGTCCTGGACACCCGCGGCGACCTGGTCGAGGCCCGCGCCCTGTACGCCCGCCTCGGCTACACCGAGACCACCCCGCACAACACCGACCCCTACGCCGAGCACTGGTTCCGCAAGGAACTGGGGTCGGACCCGGCCTCGTGGCCGGAGCCGGCGGCCCACCTCAGCTGA
- a CDS encoding DUF1992 domain-containing protein, translated as MTERKPPGVPFDSWVDRQIRDAQRRGEFEALPGAGTPLPAEVDSTYDELWWVKRKMAREGLAFLPPALALRKEAEDALAAAYAAPSERIARKLIEDVNVRIRDMMFKPPPGPPLGKKPYDVEEVVREWRQRRTAAGGTDPAAT; from the coding sequence ATGACCGAGCGAAAGCCACCGGGCGTTCCGTTCGACTCCTGGGTGGACAGGCAGATCCGAGACGCACAGAGGCGCGGGGAGTTCGAGGCGCTGCCCGGGGCCGGGACGCCGCTGCCGGCAGAGGTCGACTCCACGTACGACGAACTGTGGTGGGTCAAGCGGAAGATGGCCCGGGAAGGACTGGCCTTCCTGCCGCCCGCGCTGGCCTTGCGCAAGGAGGCGGAGGACGCGCTCGCGGCGGCGTACGCGGCGCCCTCGGAGCGGATCGCCCGCAAGCTCATCGAGGACGTCAACGTCAGGATCCGCGACATGATGTTCAAGCCGCCGCCCGGGCCGCCGCTGGGCAAGAAGCCGTACGACGTCGAGGAGGTCGTACGGGAATGGCGGCAGCGCAGGACCGCCGCCGGTGGCACGGACCCGGCCGCGACCTAG
- a CDS encoding O-methyltransferase, whose product MSGSQLWVDVDDYFTSHLSPDDEALRAALRDSETAGLPPIAVTAAQGKLLHLLALTQGARHVLEIGTLGGYSTIWLGRALPEDGRLVSLEYNAKHADVAVRNISRAGLERIVEVRVGPALESLPKLADENPAPFDLVFIDADKANNRHYVEWALKLTRAGSLIILDNVVRAGRVADARSTEPDVLGTRAALELIGSHPRLSGTAIQTVGLKGYDGFALARVQD is encoded by the coding sequence ATGAGCGGGTCGCAGCTCTGGGTCGACGTCGACGACTACTTCACCAGCCATCTCTCACCGGACGACGAGGCGCTGCGGGCGGCCCTGCGGGACAGCGAGACCGCCGGGCTGCCGCCGATCGCCGTCACGGCCGCGCAGGGCAAGCTCCTCCACCTCCTCGCCCTGACACAGGGCGCCCGGCACGTGCTGGAGATCGGCACGCTCGGCGGGTACAGCACGATCTGGCTGGGCCGCGCGCTGCCGGAGGACGGCAGGCTGGTCTCGCTGGAGTACAACGCCAAACACGCCGATGTCGCCGTCCGCAACATCTCCCGGGCCGGGCTGGAGCGGATCGTGGAGGTGCGGGTCGGCCCGGCCCTGGAGTCGCTGCCCAAGCTCGCCGACGAGAACCCGGCCCCCTTCGACCTGGTCTTCATCGACGCGGACAAGGCGAACAACCGGCACTACGTGGAATGGGCGCTCAAGCTCACCCGGGCGGGCAGCCTGATCATCCTGGACAACGTGGTGCGCGCAGGACGGGTGGCCGACGCGCGCAGCACCGAACCGGACGTGCTCGGCACCCGCGCCGCGCTGGAACTGATCGGCTCGCACCCGCGGCTGAGCGGTACGGCCATCCAGACGGTCGGCCTCAAGGGCTACGACGGCTTCGCGCTGGCGCGGGTGCAGGACTGA
- the proP gene encoding glycine betaine/L-proline transporter ProP — translation MATATAVTPRPTTRRTAKARSVTVTDPALVRRAVKAAALGNAMEWFDFGVYSYIAVTLGKVFFPSGNPTAQLLSTFGAFAAAFLVRPLGGMVFGPLGDRIGRQKVLAVTMIMMAAGTFAIGLIPSYSVIGVGAPLLLLAARLVQGFSTGGEYAGASTFIAEYAPDKKRGFFGSWLEFGTLAGYIGGAGLVTLMTALLSSEDLLSWGWRIPFLIAGPMGIIGLYLRMRLEETPAFAAQLEKAEARPKVPLRDMVAGQWKALLICMGLVLVFNVTDYMLLSYMPSYLTSELKYDETHGLLVVLGVMALMMIVQPFAGALTDRIGRRPVIAAGCAGFLLLSVPALLLIRQGSLLAVGLGMAALGLLLVCFTAAMPAALPALFPTRVRYGSLSIGFNVSVSLFGGTTPLVVTALIGATGNMMMPAYYMMAAAVVGGFAVWRMSESAGRPLPGSAPSVEGS, via the coding sequence TTGGCGACCGCCACTGCCGTCACCCCGCGTCCGACGACCCGCCGGACCGCCAAGGCCCGCAGCGTCACCGTCACCGACCCCGCACTGGTCAGGCGCGCCGTCAAGGCGGCCGCGCTCGGCAATGCCATGGAATGGTTCGACTTCGGTGTCTACAGCTACATCGCGGTCACCCTGGGCAAGGTCTTCTTCCCGTCCGGCAACCCCACCGCGCAGTTGCTGTCCACGTTCGGTGCCTTCGCGGCGGCCTTCCTGGTCCGGCCGCTGGGCGGCATGGTCTTCGGTCCGCTGGGCGACCGCATCGGCCGTCAGAAGGTCCTCGCCGTCACCATGATCATGATGGCGGCGGGCACGTTCGCCATCGGCCTGATCCCGTCCTACTCGGTGATCGGCGTCGGCGCGCCGCTCCTGCTGCTGGCCGCACGGCTGGTGCAGGGCTTCTCCACCGGCGGCGAGTACGCGGGCGCGTCCACCTTCATCGCGGAGTACGCGCCGGACAAGAAGCGCGGCTTCTTCGGCAGCTGGCTGGAGTTCGGCACGCTCGCCGGCTACATCGGCGGCGCGGGCCTGGTCACCCTGATGACCGCCCTGCTGTCCTCCGAGGACCTGCTCTCCTGGGGCTGGCGCATCCCGTTCCTGATCGCGGGCCCGATGGGCATCATCGGCCTGTACCTGCGGATGCGCCTGGAGGAGACCCCGGCGTTCGCCGCGCAGCTGGAGAAGGCCGAGGCGCGGCCCAAGGTGCCGCTGCGCGACATGGTCGCGGGCCAGTGGAAGGCGCTGCTGATCTGCATGGGCCTGGTGCTGGTCTTCAACGTCACCGACTACATGCTGCTGTCGTACATGCCGAGCTACCTCACCAGCGAGCTGAAGTACGACGAGACGCACGGCCTGCTGGTCGTGCTCGGCGTGATGGCCCTGATGATGATCGTCCAGCCGTTCGCCGGTGCGCTCACCGACCGGATCGGCCGCCGTCCGGTGATCGCGGCGGGCTGCGCGGGCTTCCTGCTGCTGTCCGTCCCGGCCCTGCTGCTGATCCGCCAGGGCAGCCTGCTCGCGGTCGGCCTGGGCATGGCCGCGCTGGGCCTGCTGCTGGTGTGCTTCACCGCCGCCATGCCGGCCGCGCTGCCCGCGCTCTTCCCGACCCGGGTGCGCTACGGCTCTCTGTCCATCGGCTTCAACGTGTCCGTGTCCCTGTTCGGCGGTACGACCCCGCTCGTCGTCACCGCGCTGATCGGCGCGACCGGCAACATGATGATGCCCGCGTACTACATGATGGCCGCCGCCGTCGTGGGCGGGTTCGCCGTCTGGCGGATGTCGGAGTCGGCGGGCCGCCCGCTGCCGGGCTCCGCACCGTCGGTCGAGGGCAGCTGA
- a CDS encoding RICIN domain-containing protein, which yields MNKTRTRAVVALLGAGLLASSALTGQAAAQSGLVLENVANPGYVLDNDAGRGEDSGVLVYDRHGGPNQVWEVNPEGGNTVQIVQRIGGRELCASAVFNGIAEVSMQSCGDNGSVTWWTQIAVGGNRWVYRNSAQHKCLAAIRLNGPVELVDCAYGDQEQQWIKRAG from the coding sequence GTGAACAAGACCAGGACGCGTGCGGTCGTCGCTCTGCTGGGCGCCGGGCTGCTGGCTTCCAGCGCACTGACGGGGCAGGCGGCGGCGCAGTCCGGGCTGGTGCTGGAGAACGTCGCCAATCCCGGATACGTCCTCGACAACGACGCCGGCCGGGGAGAGGACTCCGGTGTCCTGGTCTACGACCGGCACGGCGGGCCGAACCAGGTGTGGGAGGTGAACCCCGAAGGCGGCAACACGGTCCAGATCGTGCAGCGGATCGGCGGCCGGGAACTGTGCGCCTCCGCCGTGTTCAACGGCATCGCCGAAGTGTCCATGCAGAGCTGTGGCGACAACGGGTCGGTGACGTGGTGGACCCAGATCGCCGTGGGCGGCAACCGCTGGGTCTACCGGAACAGCGCCCAGCACAAATGCCTGGCGGCCATCCGGCTCAACGGTCCGGTCGAACTCGTCGACTGCGCCTACGGGGACCAGGAGCAGCAGTGGATCAAACGCGCCGGGTGA
- a CDS encoding ATP-binding protein, whose translation MEITVGEHSVRRIRRIVRSLLCEWSPEPLTFAVELGVSELVTNVVRHVPDRRCRVVVAREASGVRAEVTDGHAALPHLEGGRGPALLDAVVDTWGVSPSAGGGKTVWFECHGAPTASGDELSR comes from the coding sequence TTGGAAATCACCGTCGGCGAGCACTCCGTGCGCCGCATCCGCCGGATCGTCCGCTCGCTGCTGTGCGAGTGGAGCCCGGAGCCGCTGACGTTCGCCGTGGAGCTGGGCGTGAGCGAGCTGGTCACCAACGTCGTACGGCACGTGCCCGACCGCCGCTGCCGGGTGGTCGTGGCCCGGGAGGCGTCCGGGGTGCGTGCCGAGGTGACCGACGGCCACGCCGCTCTCCCGCACCTGGAGGGCGGCCGGGGCCCGGCGCTGCTGGACGCCGTGGTGGACACGTGGGGCGTGTCGCCGAGCGCCGGCGGCGGCAAGACGGTCTGGTTCGAGTGCCACGGCGCCCCCACGGCGTCCGGCGACGAACTCAGCCGATGA
- a CDS encoding transglycosylase SLT domain-containing protein: MSVSFIRRIASPKKALTTAAVAAATAGMALTAAPAHAAPAQASSAQAIAHKMIPDAAQFNAFSKIVSHESGWNPSATNSSSGAYGLVQALPASKMASAGTDWKTNPATQIKWGLDYMNSRYGSPVKAWNFWQANGWY, from the coding sequence GTGTCCGTCTCCTTCATCCGCCGCATCGCCTCCCCGAAGAAGGCCCTCACCACCGCCGCCGTGGCCGCCGCCACCGCCGGCATGGCACTCACCGCCGCCCCGGCACACGCCGCCCCGGCCCAGGCCTCCTCCGCCCAGGCGATCGCGCACAAGATGATCCCGGACGCCGCCCAGTTCAACGCCTTCAGCAAGATCGTCTCGCACGAAAGCGGCTGGAACCCCAGCGCCACCAACAGCTCCTCCGGCGCCTACGGCCTCGTCCAGGCCCTGCCGGCCTCCAAGATGGCCTCCGCCGGCACCGACTGGAAGACCAACCCCGCCACCCAGATCAAGTGGGGCCTGGACTACATGAACTCCCGCTACGGCAGCCCCGTCAAGGCCTGGAACTTCTGGCAGGCCAACGGCTGGTACTAA
- a CDS encoding ECF transporter S component yields MSRVRPARPHAVRLGPRSLAALVLTGAVGLVAFCWPFLAPPRSQLAAHAQDAPWLFAGLLILLVAVVAATISESDLGPKAVAMLGVLAATGAALRPIGAGTAGLEPMFFLMVLSGRVLGPGFGFTLGSVTMFASALLTGGVGPWLPFQMLAMGWFTMGAGLLPGPVRLRGRGELLLLAVYGFLAAFAYGTVMNLAGWPFMGGGASGISFTAGDPVAANLARFVAYCTATSLGWDLGRALCTVVLTLALGPAVLRALRRATRRAAFETAVTFEGPGQ; encoded by the coding sequence ATGAGCCGCGTCCGGCCCGCCCGTCCGCACGCCGTCCGCCTCGGCCCGCGCTCCCTCGCCGCTCTCGTCCTCACCGGCGCCGTCGGCCTGGTCGCCTTCTGCTGGCCCTTCCTCGCCCCGCCCCGCTCACAGCTCGCCGCCCACGCCCAGGACGCGCCGTGGCTCTTCGCGGGCCTGCTGATCCTGCTGGTCGCGGTGGTCGCGGCGACGATCTCGGAGTCCGACCTCGGCCCGAAGGCGGTGGCCATGCTGGGCGTCCTCGCGGCGACGGGCGCGGCGCTGCGGCCGATCGGCGCCGGTACGGCGGGGCTGGAGCCGATGTTCTTCCTGATGGTGCTGAGCGGCCGGGTGCTCGGCCCGGGCTTCGGCTTCACTCTGGGCTCGGTGACGATGTTCGCGTCCGCCCTGCTGACGGGCGGGGTCGGGCCGTGGCTGCCGTTCCAGATGCTGGCGATGGGCTGGTTCACGATGGGCGCCGGCCTGCTCCCGGGCCCGGTCCGGCTGCGCGGCCGCGGCGAGCTGCTGCTGCTCGCGGTCTACGGCTTCCTCGCCGCGTTCGCCTACGGCACGGTGATGAACCTGGCCGGCTGGCCCTTCATGGGCGGCGGTGCCTCGGGCATCTCCTTCACCGCCGGCGATCCGGTCGCCGCCAACCTGGCCCGTTTCGTCGCGTACTGCACGGCCACCTCGCTCGGCTGGGACCTGGGCCGGGCCCTGTGCACGGTCGTCCTCACCCTCGCGCTCGGTCCGGCGGTGCTGCGCGCGCTGCGCCGGGCCACCCGGCGAGCCGCCTTCGAGACCGCGGTCACATTCGAGGGTCCCGGACAGTGA